From the Jaculus jaculus isolate mJacJac1 chromosome 22, mJacJac1.mat.Y.cur, whole genome shotgun sequence genome, the window CAAACCAGAGGCTTTAGTCCCCCTTTCAGGAAaatccttgggggaaaaaaaaaaaaaacaacacatttatCAGCGGTGCTGTTTAGGAGACAGGACTCTCCTCAAGGTTCAGTGCATTTTAAATGGTAATAGGAGTCTTACCCAAGTACTTCCTTAGCTTCGAGGAATgaccattcttccttttttttttttttttttggtttttcatttaaagtagggtctcactgaagctcaggttgacctggaattcactgtgtgatcagggtggcctcgaactcatggtgatcctcctgcctctgccatccaagtgctgggattaaaggcgtgcaccaccaagcctggctcatttctttctttgtgtgtgatcAAGGTTAACTCTTCCCAACAGAAAATCCGTGATTTGAGTTTTTAGTTTCTAAATGCCTTTAATTTTCCACTTTTCTCTCGCAATTCTTGCCTATCTCCATAACtcgggcagtgtgtgtgtgtatttttctttctgttaggAATGAATTGAAAGACCCCCTAGGCACACTGCATGGCTgaagaaaaacaatattaaaaaattattaaagttatttatatatttgcaggaGGCGAAACaaaaagagaacgggcacactggggcctctagctccagatgcatgccccacgttgtgcatctggttttatgtgggcactgggcaatcaaacctacgTTATtagtctatgtagcccaggctagcttccaaCTCGGGACTTTCTGGCTTCCGCTCAGCCTGAGACAGAcagtcgtgcaccaccatgccctactttGTTCTCATCTTAGAAACTGTTattctatagcctaggctgtcccTGAAATCGTGATTTGTTTGTCGCAGCCACTTGATTTTAGGATTACTGGTGTGAGCCActaccttccttattttttttaattaatgtttcaCACAAAGTTTCACTCATGTTCagtctggtctggaactcattatttagcccaggctatctatctatctatctatcatctaatctAATTTTATCTGTGTAtctaatccaactccagacaattctcctgccttagctcttttttcctcctgtcactgaactttaaaatatatatataatatgcatattttaagtaataaatatatatatttataaaaatataatatgtgaaatatatatatatgtttgtttgtttgtttatttatttatttgagagagagagagagaatgggcttgccagggcctccagccactgcaaaccaactccagatgcatttgcccccttgtgctctggcttatgtgggttctggagaatcgaacctggatcctttggctttgtaggcaaaagcaagtctatttttatttttgacagagagggagatcagagaaagacagaaaatgggtacaccagggcctccagccactgcaaaccaactccagatacgtgccccaccttgcgcatctagcttatgagaatggaacctgggtcatgtggttttgcatgcaagcgccttaaccactgaaccaccgcCCCGGCCGCAGGGTTTTATTACACAACAGGGAGGACCACATTTTCCACCACCCTGTCCAGTCTCGGCTTCTTAAATGCCGAAATCACTGATCTAAACCCACGCCTGGCTGTCTTCCTTAGTGGACGCTTAAACCGTaggtgtatatatacacatttggCCACCTATGCAAATGAGGGCTGGCGAAGGTGCGCTTTTGATTGGAGGGCGCGAGCGTGCGCAAGGCGGCCTCTCTGAGAGCGCGCTCATTCATTGGTCGGGGCCGCCGGCTGGAAGGCCCAATGAGAAGGCGCGCTGCGGAGCGGACCCGAGAACGCGCTGACTGGGCGTAGGAGCGACGAGCATGTCGGGACGCGGCAAGCAGGGCGGCAAGGCGCGCGCCAAGGCCAAGTCGCGCTCGTCCCGCGCGGGGCTGCAGTTCCCGGTGGGCCGCGTGCACCGGCTGCTGCGCAAGGGCAACTACGCGGAGCGCGTGGGCGCCGGCGCGCCCGTCTACCTGGCGGCCGTGCTCGAGTACCTGACGGCCGAGATCCTGGAGCTGGCGGGCAACGCGGCGCGCGACAACAAGAAGACGCGCATCATCCCGCGCCACCTGCAGCTGGCCATCCGCAACGACGAGGAGCTCAACAAGCTGCTGGGCAAGGTGACGATCGCGCAGGGCGGCGTGCTGCCCAACATCCAGGCCGTGCTGCTGCCCAAGAAGACCGAGAGCCAGAAGGTCAAGAGCAAGTGACCTCCCCTGCCGTCCGGCCGGCCGTCTGTCCCTCCACGGGGGAGAGCCAATAAAAGGCGCTGAGAAAACCGTGTGATCCCAGAGGGCTGTGTAGTCGCCGCTTCCTTGTCTGCGGGATGTTGGAGGAGGGGAGGGCCCCGGCTGGACGGCTCTCCTCCGCACGCAGGTCATTCCCCcaacctccccctcctccccccgccTTGAACCCCGATGGGAGGACAAAGGGGACCCCAGTGCTGCGTGCTAGGTACCTTCCACTCCGGGCCTCCATGCTCCTTCTGATCAGGCTGCGGGCGATCAAGTCCCAGCAAGGGTACTGTTGTGCCCAGCTGTTGATGCCAGGGTCAGTTAGTTGTCCCCTCTGGTGCTGCTGTTAGTTTCAGGGAATCCCATTTAAACTGATCAGCCGTTTGCAAATGCCCGGGAGTTTCACCTAGCACCCTCCATTTCTTGAAAACGAAGGGTGCTTCCAGAAACTTGGTGTAATAGAGGGAGGGCTTATGACTCATGAGGGTGGAAATTGGTCCCCTGACACCCTAAGGTTGCCTAACCGCGGAGCCTTATTCCCCACTTAAATGTGTTCAGGAGCTTTTAAaagtgatccccccccccccctcgcgCCCACACTTGCTAGAGAGTGAAGGTAGGCGGGTCAGGCGTTCAAGTTCGTTTTCAgatacatagggagttccaggcagCCTAAAGATTTTCTGCAAGTTTTAGCTTGGTATTTCCCACCATATACTCTGGGAACTGGCTTGATTAAAATGAAAGACTTATTTTGAGAGGTTACAGCACTGACCCCAGCCAGTAATGCATATAGGGACTGTTTAGAGGcgtcccgggctgacctggaaatccgAGTTTCTCCTGCATCAAAGGCCTTTCCCACTACACCCAGCAGGTTTAAGTGTAGGAGAAAACACCCATAggaaaccccccacccccacacacacctaaaACAAAGACCCAGGCAGTGGCtagcctcttttcccacaaggACTGTTTGATCCTCAGTGTTGACTGGATATCTTTGCCATGCTCCAGTACCAAGTGGTAAGGATACAGCGGTGCATGAAGCCAGTTAGATTCCCATTCTCTTCAAactcaaggttttttgtttttcttttctttctccccccctcccccgccccccttgGTTCCTGAAGAcaggaaaaaaggaaataaataagtcTCTGTTAACATTTGCTCTGCTGTTCCTTGAATGAATGTTGGGATTGTTTCTTTGTGTCCTCTTTGAACTGTACAAAGGTCAAGGCTACACACACCTTTTAGTAGGTAGATTATGGCTTCCTGATAGTTGAGCATAATAGATCCCCCAGTAGACCAGGGACACTTCCAGAATGTCGAGCTGTGGACCCCTCTCCCTACCTAACCTTCAGAAAATTTCCTCATATAAACTAGTCACCATGCCTGTTTGGGGGCCTAAGATTGCTCTATTACTGTGTACCCCATGGTGGGCACTCAACAACACACTGGAAAAAAACAGTTCCTATGAAGATACGGGTTTACTCAGTTATAAGGTAAGCACAGTAATCAAAACGTTGCGAAATAACAGTGGAGtgggtggcatacacctttaattccagcccttgtgaggctgaggcagggtccctattttgaggccagcctggactacataggctCCAGGCAAGACTAGGCCTTCTCTCAAAACAACagaggctagagtgatggctcaggggttaaaggcacttgctttcaaagcctggtagcctgggtttcattcccggTACCCTCTTAAAGCCAGACGTaccaagtgatgcatgtgtctggagtttgcagtggcaggtggccccaatgtggccattctctctcaactatataagtaaataaaaaaaaaaaataggggctggagagatggcttagcggttgagcgcttgcctgtgaagcctaaggaccccggtttgaggttcgtttccccaggacccacgttagccagatgcacaagggggcacacgcgtctggagttcgtttgcagaggctggaagccctggtgtgcccattctctctccctctatctgtctttctctctgtgtcgctctcaaataaataaaaaattaaaacaaaatagaacCTCATTGTTAGATTGAGTTCTTAGTGATGCCACTTGAAGGCAGTGAAGAAAAAAGTGTGTATATTTTTATACACAACTTCTGTATCCATGCATtctacatttatagatttatacACTCATGTATATACCAAGTTACCAAGTGCTGGTTTGGATATTTGAGAAATTTAGAACAGATACATGCATGGGAGAAGTTATTGCACAAacgggaagagaaggagaagggtcATCGCAACAAAAGCTCTGCTGCGAGTCTCTCATTACCGGCCCTGAAGAACAAGGTAGAGAAGATGCAAGGCAGCCAGGCATGTGGCATACACCTTTCttgaatgccagcactcaggaggcagagagaggaggatcactgtgagttcgaggctgagGCTCcgtagtgaattcaggtcagcctggcctagagccagaccctaccttgaaaaaccaaccaaacaacaacaaaaggtgcAAGGGCACAACTGTCCCCATCTGTCCAACATGCGCTGCCACTGTCCCCTAGTCTTCTAAGATCCCCTTCAGGTACTGAACACGGGCCCTGGGGTCGCTTGCTGGTGCAAACagtctccagacatatgtgccattttgtgtgtgtgtgtgtctggctttccatgggtactgggaaatcaacctgaaatggtaggctttgcaagcggaGAGCTATTTCCCCAACCATTCTTCACCATTCTGTTGGGACAATTCACTGGTGGGTAGAAAGGTCTACCTCCTACAAAATCAATTGAGCCTATGATCCTTGAACAAACAGTagctcttttgttaaaaaa encodes:
- the LOC123456420 gene encoding histone H2A.J; the protein is MSGRGKQGGKARAKAKSRSSRAGLQFPVGRVHRLLRKGNYAERVGAGAPVYLAAVLEYLTAEILELAGNAARDNKKTRIIPRHLQLAIRNDEELNKLLGKVTIAQGGVLPNIQAVLLPKKTESQKVKSK